One segment of Panicum virgatum strain AP13 chromosome 3K, P.virgatum_v5, whole genome shotgun sequence DNA contains the following:
- the LOC120699705 gene encoding uncharacterized protein LOC120699705: MEGLFFLMVIVKIVCSFGLGAVMLYESLSERRHERFILDDYYFIVIGLNVTRVSVTVAIIGAFLVVEALQFILYLGSDWAMVPLACSSLTGRGNPNGFIPLALRKRFGFFISKRRLPLFGYWQNKLGQYSVVEGSKFFSLRKDFAFESSTLSMFIFSKTIAYLGQSSGNLFSSKGLHSVKLPDKLKRRIVSILKSSSDGHLTNGKASLQRNGFLPQFSWTLQNVTQTESVLIWHIATDYCRIICDNAEMRSRQLPCYDNHEVATKLSCYCGYLMSNVPKLLPGNSFDTRSIFDEAMYKAREALGTNARDRDALQKALSCSGVDNSILTKGLKASSLGQSWRP; the protein is encoded by the coding sequence ATGGAAGGACTCTTCTTTCTCATGGTCATAGTGAAGATAGTTTGCTCATTTGGCCTTGGAGCAGTCATGCTCTATGAATCATTGTCCGAAAGACGACACGAACGATTCATTCTTGATGACTATTATTTTATAGTTATCGGACTCAACGTGACTCGTGTCAGTGTCACAGTCGCAATTATTGGAGCATTCCTTGTAGTAGAGGCATTGCAGTTCATACTGTATCTGGGATCTGATTGGGCCATGGTACCACTTGCTTGCTCGTCTCTCACAGGAAGAGGAAACCCGAATGGATTCATCCCATTGGCCTTACGCAAGAGATTTGGTTTTTTTATTAGTAAGCGGAGGCTCCCATTATTCGGGTATTGGCAGAACAAACTAGGCCAGTACTCTGTCGTAGAAGGCTCAAAATTCTTTAGTTTGAGGAAAGACTTTGCCTTTGAATCAAGTACCCTGTCCATGTTCATTTTTTCCAAGACCATTGCTTATCTGGGTCAATCTTCGGGCAATCTGTTTTCATCAAAAGGTTTGCATTCTGTCAAGTTACCTGATAAGCTGAAGCGTCGGATTGTTTCCATTCTGAAATCCAGCAGTGATGGCCATCTGACCAATGGGAAGGCATCATTGCAGCGCAACGGTTTTCTCCCACAGTTTTCTTGGACATTACAGAATGTGACTCAAACAGAAAGCGTGCTTATTTGGCACATTGCAACTGATTACTGCAGAATAATATGTGACAATGCAGAGATGAGAAGCAGGCAGCTTCCCTGCTATGACAACCATGAAGTCGCAACCAAATTATCATGCTACTGCGGATACCTGATGTCTAATGTCCCAAAATTGCTTCCAGGGAATTCCTTCGATACCAGGTCCATCTTTGATGAAGCCATGTACAAAGCCAGAGAAGCATTGGGAACCAATGCTCGAGACAGAGATGCACTTCAGAAGGCCCTATCCTGCTCCGGAGTCGACAATAGCATCTTGACCAAAGGGCTCAAGGCCTCAAGCTTGGGACAGAGCTGGAGGCCATAG